The Oryza glaberrima chromosome 5, OglaRS2, whole genome shotgun sequence DNA segment GCAGGGGTAGCGCCGTCCGGTGCCATCGAGGAGGACCGTGAACTCGTCGTAGATTCTGTCGTCGTCCAGGAAGTAGACGCCGGCGCTGAACCCCAACCCCGGGTAATCGGCCACATTGTATGATTTTGAGCAGCCTCGCGCGACGAACAGCATCCTCCCACCCAGCGATTGCAGCTCGTTCCACGCGTACTGGGCCTCGCCGTTGTTGATGGCCAGCTCCACCATCTCGAACACCTTGAACGCCGACGTCCTCGGTGGCATTTGGGGAGGATCAGAGACGTACCTGACCACCATCAGGAGATTCTCGCGGGACTCCACCAGGTAGCGAGCAACGTCGCGTCCGTCGTAATCACGCCCATCATGCGGGAAGCTGGGAATCTTCCTGGGTGGTATATCCAGATAGCCGCGGCGGCCTACTCGGAACTCCGGTACCGCGAAAGCATGGAGGCGCTCTTGCGCGGTGAGGAAATAGAAGGCTTCCTTGTGGTGTATGACATCCTCCAGAAATGGTCCGAAGACGCCCTCGCTAGCAGTCGGCATCACCGCGACCTGACGCCGCATGTACCAGAACGCGTGCATGCGTGCACCATTCATCCCGGGCCAGTACGAGCTGATGGCGGCGCCGATGCAGTGCTCGTCttccggcggcgaggagagggtCGCGGCTATCATGACCATGTCCCTGATGATGCTAGGATTCAGGTCGAGGCAGACGATTCCGAGGATGCTGATGCAGTACTTGGTGCGGAGGTTGAGGAGGCCGTGCCGGCCGTGGCCGCGGCTGTTGCCGAAGTCGAGGAAGAGCCAGCCGCCGCTGTACGTGCCGAAGTAGCGTGCCTCGCGCGCGTAGTCCGGGACGCCGAAGTCGTGTCTGCGGCAGCCGCCGACGGCGCACGAGAAGGTAGggccgccggagctcggcaCGAGGATCCACGTGAGCGggcgctgctgcggcggcgccggcgccgcgacggccgcgCGCCAGGACTTGCAGGCTCGGCGCATGTTGCGCCGGTCGACGAGGCACGGGAGGCGCTTGTGGACGAGGCGGAGGACGTCGGCGTTGAGGTCGCACCATCGCGCGTCCATTGGAGAGGCCGGTGGcgagaggcggtggcgcggctggccggcggcgaggaggcagaGGCGCGCTGTGTGTGTGGGGATTGATTCCTCTGCTTCCTTCTAGAAGCGGAAGGAGAGAATTTTGGTTTGGAAGAAGCAGAGGTGGGAGGCGTGGGCCACCAAGCGATGAGACTAGGCCTTATATTGGGCCCATTGGCTTGGGCCACAAGTTCTCTCCCTTGAGCGTCGCGTGAAGAGTGAATGTTATCCACACAGGAATGTTTCATCTGAGATCCATGTGTGATGTGTGTACTTGGATTACATAATGGCTGGTGTTCATGACTTGGATTGCATTAATAGCTTCTTGAGACTGGTTTCAGTTGCTTCTCTTCTCGGGATCCAATCAGAATCCTCAGTAGATGACACAAATTAGTTTCATAACTATT contains these protein-coding regions:
- the LOC127772827 gene encoding uncharacterized protein LOC127772827 — its product is MDARWCDLNADVLRLVHKRLPCLVDRRNMRRACKSWRAAVAAPAPPQQRPLTWILVPSSGGPTFSCAVGGCRRHDFGVPDYAREARYFGTYSGGWLFLDFGNSRGHGRHGLLNLRTKYCISILGIVCLDLNPSIIRDMVMIAATLSSPPEDEHCIGAAISSYWPGMNGARMHAFWYMRRQVAVMPTASEGVFGPFLEDVIHHKEAFYFLTAQERLHAFAVPEFRVGRRGYLDIPPRKIPSFPHDGRDYDGRDVARYLVESRENLLMVVRYVSDPPQMPPRTSAFKVFEMVELAINNGEAQYAWNELQSLGGRMLFVARGCSKSYNVADYPGLGFSAGVYFLDDDRIYDEFTVLLDGTGRRYPCRDSGKWLLGAAEADNFLPEQAPSSYSPPAWLLP